In the genome of Streptomyces aquilus, the window CCGGACTGCCCCTGTACGGCGGAGAGCGCCGACGCGTCACGGGGCTGCGCCGCGAGGAGGTCGCCCTCCTCGCGGGTATTTCCAGCGAGTACTACACCCGGCTGGAGCGCGGCAACGCCACCGGAGTCTCCGAGAGCGTCATCGAAGGCATCGCGCAGGCACTGCAGCTCGACGAGGCCGAACGCAGCCACCTGCTCGACCTCCTGCGCGGCGCCGGCACGACCCGCCCGCCACGCCGCCGCCCGGCCCAGCAGCGTGTACGTCCCACGGTGCAGCGCGTCCTCGACTCAATGGCCGGCACACCCGCGTTCATCCTCAGCGGACGCGGGGACATCCTGGCCGCCAACCACCTCGGGCGCGCCCTCTTCTCGCCCGTCTACGCCGACCCGGTACGGCCGCCGAACAACGCCCGGTTCGTCTTTCTCAGCCCGCACGCGACCGAGTTCTTCCGCCACTGGGACGAAGTCGCAGGCGACACGGTCGCCATGCTGCGCGCCGAGGCCGGCCGCGACCTCTACGACCGGCGACTGACGGACCTGATCGGGGAGCTGTCCACCCGCAGCGCGGAATTCCGTCGCCGCTGGGCGGCCCACAACGTCCGGATGCACACCACCGGTGTCAAGCTCCTCCACCACCCGGTCGTCGGCGACCTCGACCTGCCCTTCGAAACCTTCCCGCTCCCCGACGGCCCCAGCCAGTTCCTCCTCACCTACACCGCCGAGCCCCACTCCCTCTCGCAGGACGCCCTGAACCTGCTGGCCAGCTGGGCCGCGACCAACGACGGCATCGAGCAGTCCGCGCCGGCCAACGACTCCCAGTCCGCCGACTCGAGCGACATACCGGACTGAACGACGGGCCACGCGTGGCGACATGCCCGCCCGCGAACACGACAAGGCCGATGCCGAGCCCTCACCCTGACCTGCGACGTGACCTGCGAAGAAGACGTCCAGACCGCCGTCTGGCTGTGGAGGTCCGAGCGGGAGCCGTTTCGCGGTGTGTCGGGGAGTCGCTGGGCCGGTCTCGGCGTGATCAATCGCGATGGCTTTTGATGTCACTCGGCCTTGCCGGATCGGTCGGGACTCGTTGAGGCGGGCATGGAGAGGTTGGTGAGCGGGGCGGATCCGGTGTGGTGCTTGCTGAGTTGTCTGGCGCGTACTGGCTGGAGGGCTGGGAGGACTAGTCGCCCCGATCTGCTTGCGCGGGCGACATGACGAAGTGCCCACGCAGCGTGCGGTTGGGTGGGAATCCGTCGGCCGTGCGGCCTCCTGGCGTAGAGGAAATGCGCGAGGCTGAATCCGGTCGAGCGGGCTTTTAGGAGGAGGCTGGAGGTGGGTAGTACCAGCCGCGTCGAGCTCCCCTCCACGGCTGGTCCCGCCCGAACCGTGGCGCCGATGCCGCGGGAATGTGTCGGCGCCACGGGCACGAGGGCCGACAGGTCCAACGCCGCCGACGCAACCGAGATCCTGCCAACCCCCTCAGTTGCGCGGTGCGGGTATGGGAGGCGCGAAGTCACCGGGACTCACGCGGGACCGGAGCTCCCCCTCCGTCGGTCCGCGCACAAGGTGCCCTCACACGTCAGCGAAACGGCCACCACAACAACAGCGCACCTGCACTTCACCACCAGAGGCAGGAGTCCCCGGCCGCCACCGCACCCGTGGCGCCCTACAGCGTCGGAACAGACGACGAGATCCTCTGCGGCCGGCCGCAGACACCCGTGCCACGCACCCCCGAACGACTCGCCACCCACCTCGCCCATATGGGTCCTGCAAGACTTTCGCAGGTGTTGATCCAGTCGGTGTTTCCGGGGACTGGCGCACATCGTTCGGGCAGGCCGGGCGCGTGTGACATCGAACTGGCCTCGCTGCTACCGCAGTTGACGCACGTGCAGGTTGAGCCATGTGAGCCGGGGAGGACCGGATCCGGATCACGGCCCCCACCAACGACGGGATCCCTTACGCCTGACCGGCATTCTTCGTGGGAGCACTCGCCCTGAGTGCGGCACGTCCCCGACGAGGCGATCGACGGAAGACCGGTCGTGATCGGCCTCTTGCAATGCTGTCCGCAGCTCGCCGAGCGCCCTCCTGCACGGCCCATCGGAGTACTGCTCGACGACGGCCGGCGGCAACAGACCCCGAGCATGCAGATGACGACGGCCACGTCACGGGGGACGCAATCACGATTCGCGGCAGCGCAATGGCTCCCGCAGAAACTGACACAGCCACTCATCACCGGCGCGGGAGCCGCGCTTATCGCGAGCGGGTCAGGGCGACTCGAACCCTTCGATACGCCCGCGTCATCGAGTGGCCTCGCATCCCGCCGGAGTGCTCGCGAAGGAGAACCGTGGGATCGGAGCGCCGGGTGAGTTGCCGTAGCTTGGCGCGGCTGCTGTGCTCGACGAGGATCGGCACGTAGGTGGGAATGCGAGCGTTGCTGAGCGGCTGGTAGCAGTCCCGTACCACGTCCCGCACGATCGCAGCCGTCAACAGGTTGGCGTAGGAGGCCGT includes:
- a CDS encoding helix-turn-helix domain-containing protein, whose translation is MAGRKDPNGANRDIRDDFRAEIREFLGTRRARVTPEQAGLPLYGGERRRVTGLRREEVALLAGISSEYYTRLERGNATGVSESVIEGIAQALQLDEAERSHLLDLLRGAGTTRPPRRRPAQQRVRPTVQRVLDSMAGTPAFILSGRGDILAANHLGRALFSPVYADPVRPPNNARFVFLSPHATEFFRHWDEVAGDTVAMLRAEAGRDLYDRRLTDLIGELSTRSAEFRRRWAAHNVRMHTTGVKLLHHPVVGDLDLPFETFPLPDGPSQFLLTYTAEPHSLSQDALNLLASWAATNDGIEQSAPANDSQSADSSDIPD
- a CDS encoding three-helix bundle dimerization domain-containing protein codes for the protein MGANTAEAAVPDSIHELTDRLTASYANLLTAAIVRDVVRDCYQPLSNARIPTYVPILVEHSSRAKLRQLTRRSDPTVLLREHSGGMRGHSMTRAYRRVRVALTRSR